From Calothrix sp. PCC 6303, a single genomic window includes:
- a CDS encoding filamentous hemagglutinin N-terminal domain-containing protein, which produces MKLSFRRLGFICGGAFCYFFFSTPIKAEIVPDQTLPNNSVVNPGCNECDITGGTRVGNNLFHSFEKFTVPTGGEARFNNSTDIQNILSRVTGTSASNIDGWIRANGTANLFLMNPNGIVFGENARLDIGGSFVGTTANQFKFGDLGFFSATNPEAPTPLLTVSPSALVFSQRQSAPIQNNANVIFGTSLSSDPNIRKAGLRVPDGKSLVLAGGDINLNQAGLNSYGGRIELGAVGDAGVLGLNVNVNDIKLNFPDNLALGKISLTNNSIIDVQSGNGGNIAMTARELNIDDRTYLLAGIGIQEGSAGSQAGNIDLNIKDAIALSNKAVITNSVSRDAVGNAGNININTANLKLTTGGQIRSDTGALGNSGQVIINAGNVSLEGRTSDGAASAIFSRVRANSTGNAGGIYINTDNFAASGGAGLFSNTFSRGDAGDVTINAPNGTVKFAGRFNFESPSGIFSNVEPGGIGNGGNITIKAREVLLVPDGNNFGGELFSISKGQGNSGNILVEASDRVVLQKQGGIENDLRGDFFAKDGVSTRQGGNITITTSPTGNVSMDDTGLIIARNGGRGNAGNVSISTGTFSATNGSFINVETLGTGNAGSVDITGKQSVTFDDSKITSGVKKDTTGKAGDIRINTADFLLTNKAVFFASTEGKGDAGNVIINASRSAKFDGNSIILSPVNAGSTGNGGYIAINTDSDGSVAFTNAGTIANSSGEGNAGYISISTGKFSATKNSFFIAETFGSGNAGTVDISGKQSVAFDDSIINSGVKKDSTGKAGDIRINTADFFLTNKAVFITSTEGKGDAGNIIVNASRSAKLDGNSIILSPVNAGSTGNGGYIAINTDSDGSVAFTNAGTIANSSGEGNAGNISISTGKFSATNNSFFIAETFGSGTAGTISINAKQDLTFNNSNIFNSIKPGSTGDAGGIRIDTKDFLLTNKSGFFTSTDGKGNAGNVIINASRSAKFDDLSTIFATVNTGSTGKGGFVTIDTDPDGIVSFTNTGRIIAATSEGTDGSSGYIKINTGTLSLTEGSFLSVATDGKGDAGNITVNANRLVFLDGQRADGNGTSIGSNVIKNGTGSGGRIDINTPILSLSNGATLFATAEGKGQGGNVYVDANSIRLDRFSSIQANTQGAAIDPTKQQATINLRSQSLILRRGSNITTNGDGDRVSGGSININSDVIAGFENSDISANSSGFRGGDIKITTQALFGIRPSSTLTDESDITTKGATPDLDGKTEIDTPDTDPSKGLIQLSRNVLDASNQIDQTCPRDIYSKPLGKFIITGPGVLPSNPLEFLTGTLEDNQLATLEEQRTNQTVAPSIINTQTSHPPNTIVEAQGWIKSPDGTIFLVANVPQTIPYSQPAASSCLSLD; this is translated from the coding sequence ATGAAACTATCTTTTCGCAGATTGGGCTTCATCTGTGGAGGCGCTTTTTGCTATTTTTTCTTTTCTACTCCCATCAAAGCAGAAATTGTCCCCGATCAAACTTTACCTAATAATTCTGTAGTTAATCCTGGTTGTAATGAGTGTGATATTACAGGTGGAACTAGGGTAGGAAATAACCTGTTTCATAGTTTTGAAAAGTTTACCGTCCCTACTGGTGGTGAAGCTAGGTTTAATAATTCTACAGATATTCAAAATATTTTAAGTCGGGTAACAGGAACATCTGCTTCTAATATTGATGGCTGGATTCGGGCAAATGGTACAGCAAATTTGTTTTTGATGAATCCCAATGGAATTGTTTTTGGAGAAAATGCGAGGTTAGATATTGGTGGTTCTTTTGTGGGAACTACGGCAAATCAATTTAAATTTGGAGATTTAGGTTTTTTCAGTGCGACTAACCCAGAAGCACCGACTCCTTTGTTAACGGTTAGTCCTTCAGCTTTGGTGTTTAGTCAAAGGCAATCGGCTCCGATTCAAAATAATGCTAATGTCATTTTTGGAACATCCTTGAGTTCTGATCCTAATATTAGAAAAGCTGGTTTAAGGGTTCCTGATGGTAAGAGTTTGGTGCTTGCTGGTGGTGATATTAATCTGAATCAAGCTGGCTTAAATAGCTATGGGGGTAGAATTGAATTAGGTGCTGTAGGTGATGCTGGAGTTTTGGGATTGAATGTGAATGTCAATGACATAAAATTAAATTTTCCAGATAACCTAGCCCTTGGCAAAATATCATTAACTAATAACTCTATTATTGATGTGCAAAGTGGCAATGGTGGTAATATCGCCATGACTGCACGGGAATTAAATATTGATGACAGAACTTATTTACTGGCAGGAATCGGTATTCAAGAGGGTAGTGCAGGTAGCCAAGCTGGTAATATTGACCTAAATATCAAAGACGCGATCGCATTAAGCAACAAAGCCGTAATTACCAATAGTGTCTCCCGTGATGCTGTGGGTAATGCTGGCAATATCAACATCAATACGGCAAATCTCAAACTCACTACCGGGGGACAAATTCGTAGCGATACGGGTGCTTTAGGTAATAGCGGTCAAGTAATTATTAATGCTGGTAATGTTTCCCTGGAAGGTAGAACTAGTGATGGTGCAGCTAGTGCTATTTTTAGCAGAGTTAGAGCCAACTCTACAGGGAATGCTGGGGGAATTTATATCAACACAGATAACTTCGCCGCTAGTGGAGGTGCTGGATTATTTAGTAATACCTTCAGTCGCGGAGATGCTGGAGATGTAACTATTAATGCTCCAAATGGAACTGTGAAATTTGCCGGGAGATTTAATTTTGAATCTCCATCTGGTATATTTAGCAACGTGGAACCGGGGGGAATTGGAAATGGAGGAAATATCACTATTAAAGCTAGGGAAGTTTTATTAGTACCGGATGGCAACAACTTTGGTGGAGAATTATTTTCCATTTCTAAGGGTCAAGGTAACTCTGGTAATATCTTAGTTGAAGCAAGCGATCGCGTTGTCCTCCAAAAGCAAGGTGGGATTGAAAATGACTTGCGGGGAGACTTTTTTGCCAAAGATGGAGTTAGTACCCGCCAAGGTGGTAACATCACAATCACCACCAGCCCCACTGGAAATGTTTCCATGGATGATACTGGCTTAATTATTGCCAGAAATGGTGGTAGGGGAAACGCGGGTAACGTATCTATATCTACAGGTACCTTTTCTGCCACAAATGGATCTTTTATCAACGTTGAAACACTTGGTACTGGTAATGCTGGTAGTGTTGACATTACTGGCAAACAGAGTGTCACCTTCGATGATAGTAAGATTACTAGTGGTGTTAAAAAAGATACTACAGGTAAAGCTGGTGATATTCGTATCAACACCGCAGACTTTTTGTTGACTAACAAAGCTGTTTTTTTCGCCAGTACAGAAGGCAAAGGAGATGCTGGCAACGTGATTATTAATGCCAGTCGTAGCGCTAAATTTGACGGCAATAGCATTATTCTTTCCCCTGTGAATGCAGGTAGTACAGGTAATGGCGGTTACATCGCAATTAATACTGATTCTGATGGTAGCGTTGCCTTTACTAACGCTGGAACCATTGCCAACAGTAGTGGAGAGGGAAATGCCGGGTACATATCCATCTCCACGGGGAAGTTTTCGGCGACAAAAAACTCCTTTTTCATTGCCGAAACATTTGGTAGTGGTAACGCTGGTACTGTTGATATCAGTGGTAAACAGAGTGTAGCCTTCGACGATAGCATTATTAATAGTGGTGTGAAAAAAGATAGCACAGGTAAAGCCGGAGATATTCGCATCAACACCGCAGACTTTTTTCTAACTAACAAAGCTGTTTTTATCACTAGTACAGAAGGCAAAGGAGATGCTGGCAACATTATTGTTAATGCCAGTCGGAGTGCCAAACTTGATGGCAATAGCATTATTCTTTCCCCTGTGAATGCAGGTAGTACAGGTAATGGCGGTTACATCGCAATTAATACTGATTCTGATGGTAGCGTTGCCTTTACTAACGCTGGAACCATCGCCAATAGTAGTGGAGAGGGAAATGCAGGGAATATATCTATCTCCACAGGTAAATTTTCAGCAACAAATAACTCTTTTTTTATCGCCGAAACATTTGGGAGTGGCACCGCAGGTACTATTAGTATTAACGCCAAGCAAGATTTAACTTTCAACAATAGTAATATTTTTAATAGCATCAAACCAGGTAGTACAGGAGATGCTGGTGGTATTCGCATTGATACGAAAGACTTTCTTTTGACTAACAAATCCGGTTTTTTCACCAGTACAGATGGTAAAGGTAATGCTGGCAACGTCATCATTAATGCTAGTCGTAGCGCTAAATTTGACGATTTGAGTACGATTTTTGCGACTGTAAATACTGGTAGCACAGGTAAGGGTGGTTTCGTAACGATTGATACTGATCCGGATGGCATTGTCTCCTTCACCAACACTGGTAGAATTATTGCTGCAACTAGTGAAGGAACAGATGGCTCATCTGGCTACATTAAAATTAATACAGGTACTTTATCTCTAACAGAAGGCTCATTTTTGAGTGTAGCAACTGACGGCAAGGGAGATGCTGGTAACATCACTGTTAATGCCAACCGTCTTGTTTTCTTAGATGGACAAAGAGCAGATGGGAATGGCACTAGTATCGGTAGTAACGTCATTAAAAATGGTACTGGCAGCGGCGGGAGGATTGATATTAACACTCCAATATTATCCCTAAGTAATGGTGCGACATTATTTGCCACCGCCGAAGGTAAAGGGCAAGGAGGTAATGTTTACGTTGATGCTAATTCTATCCGCCTAGATAGATTTTCCAGTATTCAAGCAAATACTCAGGGTGCTGCCATAGATCCCACTAAGCAACAAGCAACCATCAATTTGCGATCTCAAAGTTTAATTCTGCGTCGTGGCAGTAATATTACCACAAATGGCGATGGCGATCGCGTAAGCGGTGGAAGCATTAATATTAATAGCGATGTCATTGCAGGTTTTGAAAACAGCGATATCAGCGCTAATTCTAGCGGCTTTCGCGGTGGAGATATTAAAATTACTACTCAAGCGCTTTTTGGCATCAGACCCAGTTCCACTTTAACTGATGAAAGCGACATTACTACCAAGGGTGCAACCCCAGATTTAGATGGGAAAACCGAGATTGACACACCTGATACTGATCCTAGTAAAGGTTTAATACAATTATCCCGTAATGTCCTTGATGCCAGTAATCAAATAGATCAAACTTGTCCCAGAGATATATATTCTAAACCTTTAGGTAAATTTATCATCACTGGACCTGGAGTTTTACCATCTAACCCCCTAGAATTTCTTACAGGGACACTGGAAGATAATCAACTAGCAACCTTAGAAGAACAAAGAACAAATCAAACGGTTGCACCATCAATTATTAACACCCAAACTTCTCACCCTCCAAATACAATTGTCGAAGCCCAAGGATGGATCAAATCTCCCGATGGTACAATATTCTTGGTTGCTAACGTCCCCCAAACTATTCCCTATTCCCAACCTGCTGCATCCTCATGTTTAAGCTTAGATTAG
- a CDS encoding murein transglycosylase A: MKVKILITIALSIPTFLFALLAGSQPLGKPSLTTADCQLKKWYLPFKGNSPVLRSRSGISCCQKDVSCLDEQLWGEKGDKKALITSINRSLQYLQTQRAVKDYQDYSVPEFTRDRVVASLLRFRQLVQNTQSPIELHNAITQEFDIYQSIGSDKKGGVLYTSYYEPIYTASRVPTAEFRYPIYRIPPDIKQWQRPHPTRLELEGADGLQAEKTKLKGLAFFWLRDRLEPYMMQIQGSAQLQLTDGSRTSVGYAGNSAHDYSSIGKALADDGKVPLVGMTMPKILEYFHKYPLELNTYIPRDKSFVFFQENKGSPATGSIQVGLTPDRSIATDKSLMPPGALALIRSYLPFPDPSGAMQHRVVSRYVLDQDTGGAIKGAGRVDYFTGSGKVAGERAGVTVGHGQLFYLLLKPQKSVNR; this comes from the coding sequence ATGAAAGTCAAGATTCTGATTACCATCGCCCTGAGTATACCAACATTTTTATTCGCGCTGTTGGCTGGAAGTCAACCCTTGGGAAAACCATCCCTAACTACAGCAGATTGCCAATTAAAAAAGTGGTATTTACCTTTTAAAGGCAATTCACCTGTATTGCGATCGCGTTCTGGAATAAGCTGTTGTCAAAAGGATGTTTCTTGTCTTGATGAGCAACTTTGGGGAGAAAAAGGCGATAAAAAAGCATTAATCACCTCTATCAATCGCAGTCTCCAATATTTACAAACCCAAAGGGCAGTCAAAGACTATCAAGATTATTCAGTCCCCGAATTTACACGCGATCGCGTCGTCGCTAGTTTACTACGTTTCCGTCAACTAGTCCAAAATACCCAATCACCTATCGAACTCCACAACGCAATTACCCAAGAATTCGATATTTACCAATCCATCGGCAGTGATAAAAAAGGTGGAGTGCTATATACTTCCTACTACGAACCCATATATACAGCCAGTCGCGTCCCCACAGCCGAATTCCGTTACCCAATTTACCGTATTCCCCCGGATATCAAACAGTGGCAAAGACCACACCCCACCCGCTTAGAATTGGAAGGTGCAGACGGACTCCAAGCAGAAAAAACTAAATTGAAAGGATTAGCATTCTTTTGGTTGCGCGATCGCTTAGAGCCGTATATGATGCAAATCCAAGGTTCTGCTCAACTCCAACTTACAGATGGGAGTCGCACCAGCGTTGGTTATGCTGGTAACTCTGCACACGACTACAGCAGCATCGGTAAAGCATTAGCTGATGATGGAAAGGTACCCTTAGTGGGTATGACAATGCCCAAAATATTAGAGTATTTTCATAAATACCCACTAGAACTGAATACGTATATACCCAGAGACAAAAGCTTTGTGTTCTTCCAAGAAAATAAAGGTTCTCCGGCAACAGGTTCCATTCAAGTAGGACTCACTCCAGACCGTTCTATAGCCACCGACAAGTCATTAATGCCACCCGGTGCATTAGCATTAATTCGTTCCTACCTGCCCTTTCCAGACCCCTCTGGAGCCATGCAACATCGCGTCGTTAGTCGTTATGTTCTTGATCAAGATACGGGAGGTGCAATTAAAGGTGCAGGACGTGTAGATTACTTTACTGGTTCCGGAAAAGTTGCTGGAGAACGGGCAGGTGTCACCGTCGGACATGGACAACTTTTCTATTTACTGCTCAAACCTCAAAAATCAGTCAATAGATAA
- a CDS encoding PIN domain-containing protein, giving the protein MIGILVDADLILDALMNRNRFMGNVDILFDRIHPLIKMYITDIGWQKIYTYASKFQNVKTAQAIIDWLKEKIQVCQVHQSTLQEARLLPIQDFESAVELACASSHNLDAIVTHKDYDFAAAADNFWIWSVTDLKIRINLENQLQKSQIQNSEENFTCQDF; this is encoded by the coding sequence GTGATTGGAATCCTAGTTGATGCAGACTTAATTTTAGATGCCTTAATGAATCGTAACCGATTTATGGGGAATGTCGATATCTTATTCGATCGCATTCATCCTTTAATTAAAATGTACATTACAGATATTGGGTGGCAAAAAATCTATACCTATGCTAGTAAATTTCAAAATGTTAAAACGGCACAAGCAATTATAGATTGGTTGAAAGAAAAAATTCAAGTTTGTCAAGTCCATCAAAGTACACTTCAAGAAGCGCGTTTATTACCCATTCAAGACTTTGAATCGGCTGTAGAACTAGCCTGTGCCAGTAGTCATAATTTGGATGCGATTGTCACTCACAAAGATTATGATTTTGCCGCAGCAGCAGATAATTTCTGGATTTGGTCAGTAACTGATTTAAAAATCAGAATTAACTTAGAAAATCAACTCCAAAAATCTCAAATACAGAACTCAGAAGAAAATTTCACCTGCCAAGATTTTTAG
- the ureG gene encoding urease accessory protein UreG: MNAFRVGVAGPVGSGKTALVDGLCKGMRDRYNLAVVTNDIYTQEDAEYLVRSQALPKERILGVETGGCPHTAIREDASMNLAAVEQLEASFDHLDLVFIESGGDNLAATFSPELVDLTIYVIDVAAGDKIPRKGGPGITKSDLLVINKTDLAPYVGADLGVMERDTKKMRREKPFVFTNLKTQAGLINVIEFIALHSPLDK; encoded by the coding sequence ATGAACGCATTTCGTGTCGGGGTCGCGGGTCCTGTGGGTTCGGGAAAAACTGCTTTGGTGGATGGCTTGTGTAAGGGAATGCGCGATCGCTATAATTTGGCAGTGGTGACTAATGATATCTACACCCAGGAGGACGCTGAGTATTTAGTGCGATCGCAAGCGTTGCCAAAGGAGCGTATTCTGGGGGTGGAGACTGGTGGATGTCCCCATACGGCAATTCGGGAAGATGCTTCGATGAATTTGGCTGCGGTTGAACAGCTAGAAGCCAGTTTTGACCATTTAGATTTGGTATTTATTGAAAGTGGTGGCGATAATTTAGCAGCTACTTTTAGTCCGGAATTAGTAGATTTAACTATCTATGTCATAGATGTGGCTGCTGGTGATAAAATACCTCGTAAAGGTGGTCCCGGTATTACTAAATCTGATTTATTGGTAATTAATAAAACTGATTTAGCGCCCTATGTGGGTGCCGATTTGGGTGTCATGGAACGGGATACTAAAAAGATGCGTCGAGAAAAGCCTTTTGTCTTTACTAATCTAAAGACTCAAGCTGGTTTAATAAATGTAATCGAATTTATTGCTTTACACAGTCCCCTTGATAAATAA
- a CDS encoding PhoX family protein, which produces MKGSQHPKNNVTLNPSGNESIQDVIARMSRRKFIFTAAGASAATILGQVSIGGFLQTVQASPIPPSKGFQGIGFESIPPNLNNPATGLLEKDLVSVPTGYNAEVLVAWGDPIMPGAPDWLPNASQGSAIQETQFGMHADGMHYFPIQKSGRRSSERGILCVNHEYTHEELLHPDGLSFTPATATAPQLGLPGSKVTIEKVRKSQAAHGVSVVEIFKNKQDKWKVDRRSAYGRRITANTEMRVSGPAAGDTLLKSKKFFITPTGSVDSYVLNDGFTAYGTINNCAHGYTPWGTYLTCEENWNGNFAAPTDVVVPPGLQASDIVPGQLRYGIPKTSGYRWNEVDPRFDASTNPLEPHLFGWVVEIDPFAPQSKPVKRTALGRFKHESAQVVVDDQNRVAFYMGDDERNEYIYKFVCTNRLNPNKRSANRDLMDDGILYVAKFNDDGTGKWLPLVHGQNGLTAENGFRSQAEVLVKTRQAADRLGATMMDRPEWTAVRPRIKGFDEIEVYCTLTNNSRRGGTPPSSNKVDGTTAAGSARPPVDPANPRPDNRYGHIIRWREAGRSVTAATFSWDIFVEAGDKLDPDPNHKGNINGDDFGAADGLWFDDFGRLWIQTDQAGDALGDWKNIGGNVMMCADPNTKQVRRFLTSPTNCEVTGVITTPDGKTMFINIQHPGDDAVASNPTQYSNWPHSQGYGLPGRPRSATVVITRQDGGVIGGK; this is translated from the coding sequence ATGAAAGGCTCCCAACACCCAAAAAATAATGTGACTCTTAACCCATCTGGTAACGAGTCAATCCAGGATGTTATTGCACGTATGAGTCGCCGTAAATTCATTTTTACGGCTGCTGGTGCATCTGCGGCAACCATACTAGGTCAAGTTTCCATTGGCGGTTTCTTACAAACAGTCCAAGCATCACCTATCCCTCCCAGCAAGGGTTTTCAAGGTATTGGTTTTGAAAGTATCCCACCAAACCTGAATAACCCAGCCACTGGACTCCTAGAAAAGGATTTAGTCTCAGTTCCCACGGGATACAATGCCGAGGTTTTAGTAGCTTGGGGCGATCCAATTATGCCCGGTGCCCCCGATTGGCTACCCAATGCTTCCCAAGGTTCTGCCATTCAGGAAACCCAGTTTGGGATGCACGCTGATGGAATGCACTATTTCCCCATACAAAAATCTGGTAGACGTTCATCGGAAAGAGGTATTCTTTGTGTCAATCATGAATATACCCATGAAGAACTCCTGCACCCAGATGGATTGAGTTTTACTCCGGCAACTGCAACCGCACCTCAATTAGGTTTACCTGGTTCCAAAGTCACCATTGAGAAAGTTCGCAAATCCCAAGCTGCACATGGTGTATCCGTTGTAGAGATATTTAAAAATAAACAGGATAAGTGGAAAGTTGATCGGCGTTCTGCTTATGGTCGTCGAATCACAGCGAATACAGAGATGCGTGTTTCTGGTCCGGCTGCTGGAGACACATTACTCAAATCCAAGAAATTTTTTATCACTCCCACAGGTTCTGTGGATAGCTATGTCTTGAATGATGGTTTTACTGCTTATGGAACTATCAATAATTGCGCCCACGGTTACACACCTTGGGGTACCTATCTTACCTGCGAAGAAAATTGGAATGGTAACTTTGCGGCACCCACAGATGTAGTTGTACCACCTGGTTTACAAGCATCTGATATTGTACCAGGGCAACTTCGTTATGGTATCCCTAAAACTAGTGGTTATCGTTGGAATGAGGTTGATCCTCGTTTTGATGCCAGCACTAACCCCTTAGAACCTCATTTATTTGGTTGGGTAGTGGAAATTGACCCCTTTGCACCCCAAAGCAAACCAGTTAAACGTACTGCTCTGGGAAGATTTAAGCATGAAAGCGCCCAAGTTGTTGTGGATGATCAGAATCGTGTTGCCTTCTACATGGGTGATGATGAGCGTAACGAGTACATCTACAAATTTGTTTGTACCAACCGACTCAATCCTAATAAACGCTCTGCTAACCGAGATTTAATGGATGATGGTATTCTGTACGTTGCCAAATTTAATGATGATGGTACAGGTAAATGGCTGCCTTTAGTTCATGGACAAAACGGTTTAACTGCTGAAAACGGTTTTAGAAGTCAAGCAGAAGTATTGGTAAAAACTCGCCAAGCAGCAGATCGTCTAGGTGCCACCATGATGGATCGTCCAGAATGGACTGCTGTCAGACCCCGCATCAAAGGTTTTGACGAGATTGAAGTTTACTGTACTTTGACAAATAACAGTCGTCGTGGTGGTACACCACCTTCCTCGAATAAAGTAGATGGTACCACTGCCGCAGGTAGTGCGCGTCCTCCTGTGGATCCTGCTAACCCCCGTCCAGATAACCGTTATGGTCATATTATCCGCTGGCGGGAGGCTGGACGTTCGGTGACAGCTGCTACTTTTTCCTGGGATATCTTTGTGGAAGCTGGTGACAAACTTGACCCTGATCCCAATCACAAAGGTAATATCAATGGTGATGACTTTGGCGCAGCAGATGGTTTATGGTTTGATGATTTCGGTCGTCTGTGGATTCAAACTGACCAAGCTGGGGATGCTTTAGGTGATTGGAAAAACATCGGTGGAAACGTGATGATGTGTGCTGATCCCAATACTAAGCAAGTTCGTCGCTTCCTCACTAGTCCTACCAATTGTGAGGTGACAGGTGTTATTACTACACCTGATGGCAAAACAATGTTTATTAATATTCAGCATCCTGGAGATGATGCAGTAGCATCAAACCCAACTCAGTATAGTAACTGGCCCCATAGTCAGGGATACGGCTTACCAGGTCGTCCCCGTTCTGCAACCGTCGTAATTACACGTCAAGATGGTGGCGTAATTGGTGGGAAGTAG